Genomic window (Mycoplasma sp. NEAQ87857):
TTAACATCTGGCATACTTAGAATTAATCCTCAAGTATAAGGGTGTTGAGGGTATTCTAGAATTTCTTCTGCAGTACCTTCTTCAATAATTTGTCCTGCATACATAATAGAAATATAATCACTAATTGATGCAACCACTCCTAAATCATGAGTTATAAACACAATTGATAACTTAAGTTTTTCTTGCAGATCTTTTACAACATCTAATACTAAAGCTTGAACAGTAGGGTCTAATGCTGTAGTTGGTTCATCCATAACTAAAATTTTAGGTTCTAAAGCAACAATAGCAGCAATAACTACCCGTTGAATCATTCCTCCAGACATTTCATGTGGATAAAGTTTCATAACTGCTTCAGGGTCGTTAATTTTAGTTAATTTTAAAAATTCTATAGCTCTTTGATATGCTTCTTTTTTAGTTTTTACTACTTTATTTAAAAGCATACCTTCCATAATTTGTGGACCAACTTTCATAGTTGGATTTAAAGTAGACATAGGGTTTTGAAAAACTGCTGAAACTACTTTACCACGATAGTGAGATCTTTCTCAATCTCTAAATGAAAATTTCTCAACGTTATTGTTATATAACTTAACTTCTCCAGAATCAATAACTGCATTATCTCCAGTTAAACCATATAATAAAGAAGTTATAACTGATTTACCACTACCACTTTCACCAATGATTGAATGCACTTTTCCTTCATAAATTTTAATACTTGGACCTCTGAGAACTTTATTTTTTTCTCCAGGTCTAGCAGGATTTAAGAAAGATAAATGAA
Coding sequences:
- a CDS encoding ABC transporter ATP-binding protein, translating into MQKDNQNNQTNSSNVFQAFVAKVKDKFNFKSRRSSFNWDEFYKNVQYQEFKDGTKLKIAAEINDIHLSFLNPARPGEKNKVLRGPSIKIYEGKVHSIIGESGSGKSVITSLLYGLTGDNAVIDSGEVKLYNNNVEKFSFRDWERSHYRGKVVSAVFQNPMSTLNPTMKVGPQIMEGMLLNKVVKTKKEAYQRAIEFLKLTKINDPEAVMKLYPHEMSGGMIQRVVIAAIVALEPKILVMDEPTTALDPTVQALVLDVVKDLQEKLKLSIVFITHDLGVVASISDYISIMYAGQIIEEGTAEEILEYPQHPYTWGLILSMPDVNIGSRLATIRGSVPSNLNNIVGDAFAVRNDYALMIDFEKEPDFYYVSETHRVKSALLDKNAPEYEPPKLIQKLWKEYLAKQEANK